In Spirochaeta thermophila DSM 6578, the following proteins share a genomic window:
- a CDS encoding TRAP transporter substrate-binding protein: MKRQSILVPVLVLLMSCATTSQSGEEPAPASHTITIKVVNAFAPQNIMSLTADRFKEVLERDGGGRFLVQILDVERTEEKANELCSSGAAHLQFTGGYPLQVFAPEYSFFNAPYVMKDFAHFTRVWNGPLGDAARRMVAEKGNMLWIGNVYRGFRQTTANKPIYSVEDVQGLRLRLPGVQTWVTVWKAMGADPVTVPLSGLYDSLKTGKAEASEGDIPQIHSYKLYEVQKYLIITNHLVQTGGVLINKPFCESLSEADRKAVWDAAVEAIEWATNKVMSEEGMLLVDLQKKGMQVIIPDAASFREKGKTAVEELFRTLWSVTTWEEVLSQ, from the coding sequence AGGGGAGGAACCTGCCCCTGCTTCCCATACGATCACCATCAAGGTGGTCAATGCCTTTGCCCCGCAGAACATCATGAGCCTCACGGCCGACAGGTTCAAAGAGGTACTCGAACGAGACGGTGGGGGGAGGTTCCTCGTCCAGATCCTCGATGTGGAGCGAACCGAAGAGAAGGCCAACGAGCTGTGCAGCTCCGGAGCGGCGCATCTCCAGTTCACCGGTGGGTATCCGCTCCAGGTCTTCGCTCCCGAGTATTCCTTCTTCAACGCTCCCTATGTGATGAAGGACTTCGCCCACTTCACGCGGGTCTGGAACGGGCCTCTCGGGGATGCGGCCAGAAGGATGGTCGCGGAGAAGGGCAACATGCTCTGGATAGGGAACGTCTACCGCGGCTTCCGCCAGACCACTGCGAACAAGCCCATCTATTCGGTTGAGGATGTCCAGGGGCTTCGACTCAGGCTTCCTGGCGTCCAGACGTGGGTCACGGTGTGGAAGGCCATGGGAGCCGATCCTGTGACCGTCCCACTCAGCGGGCTCTACGACTCCCTCAAGACGGGAAAGGCCGAGGCATCCGAGGGCGACATCCCTCAGATCCACAGCTACAAGCTCTACGAGGTCCAGAAGTACCTCATCATCACCAACCACCTGGTGCAGACAGGCGGCGTGCTCATCAACAAGCCCTTCTGCGAGTCGCTCTCCGAGGCCGACAGAAAGGCTGTGTGGGATGCGGCCGTCGAGGCCATTGAGTGGGCCACCAACAAGGTGATGAGCGAGGAGGGGATGCTCCTCGTGGATCTCCAGAAGAAGGGGATGCAGGTGATCATCCCCGATGCGGCCTCATTCAGGGAAAAGGGCAAGACTGCGGTGGAGGAGCTCTTCCGCACGCTCTGGTCGGTGACCACCTGGGAGGAGGTGCTCTCCCAGTGA
- a CDS encoding M24 family metallopeptidase codes for MTTWHPDEIAEKLRRVRALMEEKGLEAVYLKRQTNFSWITGGGRNVVGITLELGVAGILVTSTRCYAVCNNIESPRMREEERLEEKGFEVHDFLWYEDREGEIVRKLSGGGRLGADHPFPGAEDLSAEVKRLRYALTPWEVERYREVGYLTSLAIEETAREVRPGDKECAVVGRLAHKLWAHGLDYVTIFVAADERISAYRHPISTEKEVKQRAMLCVNARKYGLVVSLTRFVNFGPIPEDWYRQYLDNVRIDCTFMAATRPGVPVVEAFKRGIEAYKALGYPDEYKLHHQGGAIGYEGRDYKVTFTTQEVVQTNQAFTWNPSITGTKSEDTMVATTEGPQLLSKPILFPSISLEVDGIRFERPGVLEMPG; via the coding sequence ATGACGACGTGGCATCCTGATGAGATCGCGGAAAAACTGCGACGGGTAAGAGCTCTCATGGAGGAAAAGGGACTTGAGGCCGTCTACCTCAAACGGCAGACGAACTTCTCCTGGATCACAGGGGGAGGTCGGAATGTAGTCGGGATCACCCTCGAACTCGGCGTGGCGGGAATCCTCGTGACCTCCACCCGGTGTTACGCGGTGTGCAACAACATCGAGTCCCCGCGGATGAGAGAGGAGGAGCGACTCGAGGAAAAGGGATTCGAGGTCCACGACTTCCTCTGGTACGAAGACAGGGAGGGCGAGATCGTGCGGAAGCTCTCCGGAGGGGGAAGACTGGGTGCCGATCATCCCTTCCCCGGTGCGGAGGACCTGTCGGCCGAGGTGAAGCGGCTGCGATATGCCCTCACCCCCTGGGAGGTGGAGCGCTACAGGGAGGTGGGCTACCTCACCTCCCTCGCGATCGAGGAGACCGCGAGGGAGGTGCGTCCGGGCGACAAGGAGTGCGCCGTCGTGGGGAGGCTCGCCCACAAGCTGTGGGCACATGGGCTCGACTATGTGACCATCTTCGTGGCCGCCGACGAGAGGATCAGCGCCTACCGACACCCCATCTCCACAGAAAAAGAAGTGAAACAACGAGCCATGCTCTGTGTGAATGCTCGTAAATATGGACTCGTCGTGTCCCTTACCCGGTTTGTCAACTTCGGACCCATTCCTGAGGACTGGTACCGCCAGTACCTGGACAACGTGAGGATCGACTGCACGTTCATGGCGGCGACGCGTCCTGGGGTCCCGGTAGTGGAAGCATTCAAACGAGGTATCGAGGCTTACAAGGCCCTGGGGTATCCAGACGAGTACAAGCTCCACCACCAGGGAGGAGCCATCGGCTATGAGGGGAGGGACTACAAGGTCACCTTCACCACCCAGGAGGTGGTACAGACGAATCAGGCCTTCACCTGGAATCCATCCATCACTGGGACCAAGAGTGAGGATACCATGGTGGCAACCACCGAGGGACCGCAGCTTCTCAGCAAACCGATACTGTTTCCCTCCATCTCTCTGGAGGTGGATGGGATACGATTCGAGCGGCCGGGTGTACTTGAGATGCCCGGCTGA
- a CDS encoding tripartite tricarboxylate transporter substrate binding protein produces MRWRGLTFILLCMLVGGVLWAEGQKEEETYPSRPIEIMVPWSVGGATDVVFRTFQMVLPKYLPVPVIIVNRPGGGAVPGYTEALGKKPDGYYFVAWATPSITKIHMSKTPYDVDSFEPVINLVNAPCWLLVPADSPYQNLKDFVEDAKKRPGQINVANAGAGGGTHLIMLAFERAAGIKVNHVPHAGGGPAVTAAVGGHVDAVICSPPEGVPQLQGGQLRCLAVFSAERLPQFPDYPTAREQGIDFTLGQWRGVAAIKGTDPEKIKIIHDAFKAAMEDPDFKVLAEKAGILTDYKGTEEFKKFVLEQSELYKQIIIENKLGDRYQ; encoded by the coding sequence ATGAGATGGCGAGGTCTGACATTCATCCTGTTGTGCATGCTCGTCGGCGGTGTGCTCTGGGCTGAGGGACAGAAGGAAGAGGAGACGTATCCCTCTCGTCCCATTGAGATCATGGTGCCGTGGAGCGTGGGAGGCGCCACCGACGTGGTGTTCAGGACCTTCCAGATGGTACTCCCCAAGTACCTCCCGGTACCGGTCATCATCGTGAACAGGCCGGGTGGGGGGGCCGTGCCCGGATACACCGAGGCACTCGGCAAGAAGCCCGACGGCTACTACTTCGTGGCATGGGCCACTCCTTCCATCACCAAGATCCACATGAGTAAGACCCCATACGATGTGGATTCCTTCGAACCGGTGATCAACCTGGTGAACGCACCGTGCTGGCTCCTCGTACCCGCGGATTCCCCTTATCAGAACCTCAAGGACTTCGTGGAGGATGCCAAGAAGCGGCCCGGGCAGATCAACGTGGCGAATGCAGGGGCGGGAGGCGGCACGCACCTCATCATGCTCGCGTTCGAGCGGGCGGCGGGCATCAAGGTGAATCACGTCCCCCATGCGGGAGGTGGTCCGGCTGTCACCGCGGCGGTGGGTGGTCACGTCGATGCGGTGATCTGCAGCCCACCCGAGGGGGTTCCCCAGCTCCAGGGCGGGCAGCTCAGGTGCCTGGCGGTTTTCTCGGCCGAGAGGCTTCCCCAGTTCCCCGACTATCCGACCGCCCGTGAGCAGGGGATAGACTTCACCCTCGGACAGTGGCGGGGAGTGGCCGCCATAAAGGGTACCGATCCAGAGAAGATCAAGATCATACACGATGCCTTCAAGGCCGCCATGGAGGATCCCGACTTCAAGGTGCTCGCGGAGAAGGCCGGAATCCTCACCGACTACAAGGGAACCGAGGAGTTCAAGAAGTTCGTCCTGGAACAGAGCGAGCTCTACAAGCAGATCATCATAGAGAACAAGCTGGGTGACAGGTATCAATGA
- a CDS encoding tripartite tricarboxylate transporter TctB family protein, with the protein MIDVVWGVVVFLFAVVLVAATFGFPETQIALSPAVFPRVIGGVLMVLSILLAVRGGLQLRTGKPGKGASDERAVWMRLVLLVVVSVGYVFSLGFLGFVVAGIPYMAMVFLIFGERRPLMVGLLSFGIPLVIYSVFRLGFQVPLPRGILW; encoded by the coding sequence ATGATCGATGTGGTGTGGGGTGTCGTGGTCTTCCTGTTCGCAGTGGTCCTCGTAGCGGCGACGTTCGGATTTCCCGAGACCCAGATAGCCCTCTCGCCCGCGGTCTTTCCCAGGGTGATCGGGGGGGTCCTCATGGTCCTCTCCATCCTCCTCGCGGTGAGGGGAGGGCTGCAGCTCAGGACCGGAAAACCGGGGAAAGGCGCCTCGGATGAGCGGGCAGTATGGATGAGGCTCGTCCTCCTGGTGGTGGTTTCGGTCGGGTATGTCTTCTCCCTCGGGTTCCTTGGGTTCGTCGTCGCGGGTATCCCCTACATGGCGATGGTCTTCCTCATCTTCGGAGAGCGACGTCCGTTGATGGTGGGGCTCCTCTCATTCGGCATACCACTGGTGATCTACTCGGTCTTCAGGCTCGGGTTCCAGGTCCCCCTCCCACGGGGAATTCTCTGGTGA
- a CDS encoding tripartite tricarboxylate transporter permease, which produces MDFVQGMLYVFTPLHFVYLFIGVAGGIVVGALPGITGSVGIILLLPFLFYLEPASALLMLSGMFCGAIYGGSIPAILISTPGTPSSAATVLDGYPMAQRGEAGRALGIATIASATGGIVSTLCMILIAPQLARVALAFGPEEYFALMIFALTIIASVSTGMILKGLISGFLGLLIACVGIDELTGYARFSFGIPQLMAGFPMLAVLIGLFAISQVFIELKNIGKELPRYHQRIERVIPPLRELARLMKVIIPFSFLGTFIGIIPGTGGTIASFLAYNEARRFSKDPDGFGKGVPEGIAAPEAANNGTTGGAMVPLLTLGVPGDVITAVMLGALILIGVRPGPLLFKEDPQLISSLFVGFFVAQLLILLLGLVGARLFPLILRIRVSHLFPVILMLCLVGAFSLNNSLYDVGVALAFGVVGYFMRKASFPVAPMVLGVILGPLAERELGKALIISHGDWSTLVRSPIAVAFYVLAVLSIGYALWRSRGHGHTSSL; this is translated from the coding sequence ATGGACTTCGTGCAAGGAATGCTCTACGTATTCACGCCGCTTCACTTCGTCTATCTCTTCATCGGAGTAGCCGGCGGTATAGTGGTGGGTGCCCTCCCGGGTATCACCGGATCGGTGGGGATCATCCTCTTGCTCCCCTTCCTCTTCTACCTCGAACCTGCGAGCGCCCTCCTCATGCTCAGCGGGATGTTCTGTGGCGCCATCTATGGAGGTTCCATCCCTGCGATCCTCATCTCCACGCCGGGGACTCCTTCCTCCGCGGCCACGGTGCTCGACGGATACCCCATGGCGCAACGCGGGGAGGCCGGGAGGGCCCTGGGGATCGCCACCATCGCCTCGGCCACCGGTGGAATCGTCTCCACCCTCTGCATGATCCTCATCGCTCCTCAGCTCGCGAGGGTGGCGCTCGCCTTCGGACCCGAGGAGTACTTCGCCCTCATGATATTCGCCCTCACCATCATCGCCTCGGTCTCCACCGGCATGATCCTGAAGGGCCTCATCTCCGGGTTCCTGGGGCTCCTCATCGCCTGCGTGGGGATAGATGAACTCACGGGCTATGCCCGGTTTTCATTCGGGATACCACAACTCATGGCGGGCTTTCCGATGCTCGCCGTGCTCATAGGGCTCTTCGCCATATCGCAGGTCTTCATCGAGCTCAAGAACATAGGCAAGGAGCTTCCCCGGTATCATCAGAGGATAGAGCGGGTCATCCCTCCCCTCCGTGAACTGGCTCGGCTCATGAAGGTGATCATCCCCTTCTCGTTCCTCGGCACGTTCATAGGGATCATCCCCGGGACGGGGGGTACGATCGCCTCCTTCCTCGCCTACAACGAGGCCAGACGATTCTCGAAGGACCCGGATGGCTTCGGGAAAGGGGTCCCCGAAGGGATCGCGGCGCCGGAGGCGGCCAATAACGGCACCACAGGAGGGGCCATGGTGCCGCTCCTCACGCTGGGCGTTCCCGGCGATGTGATCACCGCGGTGATGCTCGGCGCCCTCATCCTCATAGGCGTACGGCCCGGGCCGCTCCTCTTCAAAGAAGATCCGCAGCTCATCTCCTCGCTCTTCGTGGGGTTCTTCGTGGCCCAGTTGCTCATACTGCTGCTCGGCCTGGTGGGCGCCCGTCTTTTCCCCCTCATCCTCAGAATACGGGTGTCCCACCTTTTTCCCGTCATCCTCATGCTGTGCCTCGTGGGGGCCTTCTCCCTCAACAACAGCCTCTACGACGTGGGGGTGGCCCTGGCGTTCGGGGTGGTGGGCTACTTCATGAGGAAGGCGTCCTTCCCCGTGGCGCCCATGGTCCTCGGTGTGATCCTGGGCCCTCTCGCGGAGCGGGAGTTGGGCAAGGCCCTCATCATCTCCCACGGCGACTGGAGTACCCTCGTGAGGTCTCCCATCGCGGTGGCCTTCTATGTGCTGGCGGTTCTCTCCATAGGGTATGCCCTGTGGAGGTCGAGAGGGCATGGTCACACCTCTAGTCTTTGA
- a CDS encoding Gfo/Idh/MocA family protein: protein MSHGIGIVGTGGIADKHALAVGQVEGAELVAVMSRSEERAKAFAERHGCRAYTSMSEFLDDPELDIVSICTPSGYHMEPALEAIAAGKHLVVEKPLEITLERCDAIIEAAAQKGVKVMGIFQSRFYDASRVLKETVEKGRFGRLVLGDAYVKWYRSQEYYDRGEWKGTWRFDGGGALMVQAIHAIDLLQWYMGRVDTVQAYAKILGHERIEVEDTAVATLEFENGALGVIEGSTAVYPGFLKRIEISGTEGSAIMEEEDFKAWTFAKEIPEDEEIRRRFSGATRTQGGAADPGAISLEGHVRQFQAFVDALREGREPPVDGYEARKAVAIILAIYESAKTGRKVKVDY, encoded by the coding sequence ATGAGCCATGGGATAGGTATCGTGGGTACAGGAGGTATTGCGGACAAGCACGCACTCGCCGTAGGGCAGGTTGAGGGTGCAGAGCTCGTGGCGGTGATGAGTCGCTCGGAAGAGCGCGCGAAGGCGTTTGCCGAACGGCATGGGTGCAGGGCGTACACCAGTATGTCGGAGTTCCTCGACGATCCTGAACTGGATATCGTTTCCATCTGTACTCCATCGGGGTACCACATGGAGCCGGCTCTCGAGGCCATAGCGGCAGGGAAACACCTGGTGGTGGAGAAGCCCCTCGAGATCACCTTGGAGCGATGCGACGCCATCATCGAAGCTGCGGCCCAAAAGGGAGTGAAGGTGATGGGGATCTTCCAGTCGCGGTTCTACGATGCCTCCAGGGTGCTCAAGGAGACGGTGGAGAAGGGCAGGTTCGGGAGGCTTGTGCTGGGGGATGCGTACGTGAAGTGGTACAGGTCCCAGGAGTACTACGACAGGGGTGAGTGGAAAGGGACGTGGCGCTTCGATGGGGGAGGGGCCCTCATGGTGCAGGCCATCCACGCGATCGACCTCCTGCAGTGGTACATGGGCAGAGTGGACACGGTGCAGGCCTACGCCAAGATACTCGGCCACGAGCGGATAGAGGTCGAAGACACGGCGGTGGCCACCCTCGAATTCGAGAACGGCGCCCTCGGGGTGATCGAGGGCTCCACCGCGGTGTATCCGGGTTTCCTCAAGCGGATCGAGATCTCCGGGACCGAGGGATCGGCCATCATGGAGGAGGAGGATTTCAAGGCCTGGACGTTTGCGAAGGAGATCCCGGAGGACGAGGAGATCCGCCGGCGCTTCTCAGGCGCCACACGAACACAAGGCGGTGCCGCTGATCCAGGGGCGATCAGCCTCGAGGGGCATGTGCGTCAGTTCCAGGCCTTCGTGGATGCGCTGAGAGAGGGAAGAGAACCACCCGTGGATGGCTACGAGGCGCGCAAGGCGGTGGCGATCATCCTGGCGATCTACGAGAGCGCGAAGACCGGTCGGAAGGTGAAGGTGGACTACTGA
- a CDS encoding FadR/GntR family transcriptional regulator, with product MYRRVNGKTHLSREIADHIKDLIRRKKLNPGEKLPNEIELAQLFGVSRPTIREAIKTLVSQNIIEIVRGKGTYVSRTPGLQEDPLGLEFLMDENLQLALIEVRLIVEPPVAKLAAERRTPEDIAHIEDILARMEQEIRDGQIGLVPEMEFHRSLAEATRNPVIMRLVPLITDAIRKIYGEAPRTLEEHREALEEHRDILSHIREGHGEKAGQAMKHHLEKSYRRTQRKQWAKTIPHAFPSREETQ from the coding sequence ATGTACAGACGGGTGAACGGGAAGACCCACCTCTCACGGGAGATTGCGGATCATATCAAAGACCTCATCCGCCGGAAGAAACTCAACCCTGGAGAAAAGCTTCCCAACGAGATCGAGCTCGCACAGCTCTTCGGCGTGAGCCGCCCCACCATCAGGGAGGCGATAAAGACCCTCGTCTCACAAAACATCATAGAGATCGTCCGGGGGAAGGGCACCTACGTCTCCCGGACCCCCGGGCTCCAGGAGGATCCCTTGGGGCTCGAGTTCCTCATGGACGAGAACCTCCAGCTCGCCCTCATCGAGGTGAGGCTCATCGTGGAACCGCCGGTGGCAAAACTCGCCGCGGAACGGCGTACGCCTGAAGACATCGCCCACATTGAGGATATCCTCGCCCGGATGGAGCAAGAGATCCGTGACGGTCAAATCGGTCTCGTGCCCGAGATGGAGTTTCACCGGAGCCTCGCGGAGGCCACCCGGAACCCTGTGATCATGCGCCTGGTACCCCTCATCACCGACGCGATCAGGAAGATCTACGGGGAGGCACCCCGCACCCTCGAGGAACACAGAGAAGCCCTCGAGGAACACAGGGATATCCTCTCCCACATCCGCGAGGGCCACGGGGAAAAGGCCGGCCAGGCCATGAAACACCACCTCGAGAAGAGCTACAGGAGAACCCAGAGGAAACAGTGGGCAAAGACCATTCCCCACGCTTTCCCCAGTCGGGAGGAGACTCAGTAG
- a CDS encoding metal ABC transporter substrate-binding protein — MNRRLFGLLFIAVLLLAGCERGKESGADDRSTVRVAVSLFPYYDLARRVGGDAVEVHLLLPWGASPHGYEPTPRDIQVVQSAQYVIYTSDELEPWMGRLTRGLPDEVKVLTLEDVAGRGLHPHEEEHAGEDDHEASEGNHHAPHLWLDPLTLAALARAYAEELVQAVPDREEEIRSRLSAYLEGLEVLDRRMEELVDAAPRRTVVFAGHRMLDAWAARYGVQVIYPFESASPSAEVLPRQVREVLGHVLEEEDAPGVLYEAVSEVRLGGFLEAEGIAVYPFYGLHTLPKEMADEGYGYVEVWEMNLASLRKVLYGATD, encoded by the coding sequence ATGAACCGTCGTCTGTTCGGTCTTCTTTTCATCGCCGTGCTCTTGCTCGCCGGATGCGAACGTGGAAAGGAGAGCGGAGCCGATGACCGTTCCACCGTGAGGGTGGCGGTCTCGCTCTTCCCCTACTACGACCTCGCACGCCGCGTAGGAGGCGATGCGGTCGAGGTCCACCTCCTCCTCCCCTGGGGCGCGAGCCCTCATGGGTACGAGCCCACGCCTCGTGACATACAGGTGGTGCAGTCTGCGCAGTATGTGATCTACACCAGCGATGAGCTCGAGCCGTGGATGGGGAGGCTCACCCGAGGGCTTCCCGATGAGGTGAAGGTGCTCACCCTGGAAGATGTCGCAGGCAGGGGGCTCCATCCCCATGAGGAGGAACATGCGGGGGAGGATGATCACGAAGCCTCGGAAGGCAACCACCATGCCCCCCACCTGTGGCTCGATCCTCTGACCCTCGCGGCCCTTGCCCGTGCCTATGCCGAGGAGCTTGTGCAGGCCGTGCCCGATCGCGAGGAGGAGATAAGGTCCCGGCTCTCGGCCTACCTCGAGGGCCTGGAGGTCCTCGATCGGAGGATGGAGGAGCTGGTGGATGCTGCGCCTCGAAGAACGGTGGTCTTCGCCGGCCACAGGATGCTCGACGCATGGGCCGCACGGTACGGGGTGCAGGTGATCTATCCCTTCGAGAGCGCCTCCCCTTCGGCCGAGGTCCTCCCCCGCCAGGTGAGAGAGGTGCTCGGACACGTTCTTGAAGAAGAGGATGCTCCCGGCGTACTCTACGAAGCGGTCTCAGAGGTGAGGCTCGGCGGGTTCCTCGAGGCCGAGGGTATCGCGGTGTATCCTTTCTACGGGCTGCACACCCTCCCCAAGGAGATGGCCGATGAGGGATATGGGTACGTGGAGGTGTGGGAGATGAATCTCGCTTCTCTCAGGAAGGTGCTGTATGGCGCCACTGATTGA